A region of Funiculus sociatus GB2-C1 DNA encodes the following proteins:
- a CDS encoding HetP family heterocyst commitment protein, translated as MTYRIPCSNPNLDKTINPEQFNQVVEAILAGKYSWACVLLLRFSGYNPLQYIPYRTYNRLLKENCQIGRPSQREGDSINTDNQSAAARSENLSPHNCLSKITDLGYLETVSEPRSHLRGGNLEQGFVFSNPEDTPVEVVPPKKPWFSIF; from the coding sequence ATGACTTATCGAATTCCCTGTTCTAATCCCAATCTTGACAAAACCATAAATCCCGAACAGTTTAATCAAGTCGTCGAAGCTATCCTAGCTGGAAAATATTCCTGGGCTTGTGTTTTGCTTCTACGGTTTTCTGGTTACAATCCTTTACAATACATCCCCTACCGTACATACAACCGATTGCTCAAAGAAAACTGCCAAATTGGCAGACCAAGCCAACGGGAAGGGGATAGTATAAACACAGATAACCAAAGCGCTGCCGCTCGGTCTGAGAACCTATCTCCGCATAATTGCTTAAGCAAAATTACGGATTTGGGTTATCTAGAGACGGTTAGCGAACCACGTTCCCACCTCAGGGGCGGCAATCTAGAGCAGGGGTTTGTCTTCTCCAATCCAGAAGACACTCCGGTGGAAGTGGTGCCACCGAAGAAGCCTTGGTTCTCTATTTTTTAA
- a CDS encoding HlyD family efflux transporter periplasmic adaptor subunit, with protein sequence MEKRIVPISNSESFNPPATLSAAVENSWEDLPVDLSDDRSSEAASIYGGTAVSVQSPQSEPKSSGFSLRTRAGSQEPKHSAPASGNWSTSLQNVLEEPPSTLPQKLVLGGLVFCAAFAVWACFGQIDEVGHAQGRLVPKGEVYKIDPVEMGKVVNIAVKEGQAVKAGQMLVELDTQIAAGEVERLEQMLGTNQIELSQKQTLIEKMRQESGTRAEIAKADVEAAAAAIAQANAKTAASQKLLTEYLADTAANQARLERLKPLSGTAQELLVQRQADAAAAAEEVERLKPLVEEGAIAKKYLFDSQQVLRDRQSAITKNKLEEDTGVKEQLFQAEQALRDRQSTITETQGELQQTQAQAEQLQAQLHQKQAEARRTQLEAQQQIQQLEVEITQLKAKIAENKNLLTSAKSKLKQRFLYAPVDGVVSSLNIHNTGVVVQPGQTVAELAADKAPLILLASLPNQEAGFVKTGMSVQIKFDAFPYQDYGTVSGKVLSVSPDAKPDERLGAVYRVEVALDRNSVTANNQTIHFKAGQTATADIIIRHRRIADILLDPIRQVQKGGINL encoded by the coding sequence ATGGAAAAACGAATCGTACCGATTTCCAACTCAGAGTCCTTTAACCCGCCAGCCACATTATCGGCTGCTGTTGAGAATAGCTGGGAAGACCTTCCCGTAGACCTATCTGACGATAGAAGTAGTGAGGCTGCATCTATCTATGGAGGTACAGCTGTCTCCGTACAAAGTCCCCAATCAGAACCCAAATCTTCTGGCTTTTCACTCCGCACTAGAGCCGGAAGCCAAGAGCCGAAACACTCAGCACCTGCTTCGGGCAACTGGTCTACTTCCCTACAAAATGTGCTGGAAGAGCCGCCTTCAACACTTCCCCAAAAACTGGTATTGGGAGGGTTAGTTTTTTGTGCGGCATTTGCTGTGTGGGCTTGCTTTGGGCAAATTGACGAAGTGGGACACGCCCAAGGGCGATTAGTGCCTAAAGGGGAGGTTTATAAAATTGACCCGGTGGAAATGGGCAAGGTTGTTAATATTGCCGTCAAAGAAGGGCAAGCGGTGAAAGCCGGGCAGATGTTGGTGGAACTGGATACTCAAATTGCTGCTGGTGAAGTGGAACGGTTAGAGCAAATGCTGGGAACCAACCAAATCGAGTTAAGCCAGAAGCAAACGCTTATTGAAAAAATGCGTCAAGAAAGCGGAACTCGTGCGGAAATTGCTAAGGCGGACGTTGAGGCTGCTGCTGCTGCGATCGCCCAAGCTAACGCCAAGACAGCTGCTTCCCAAAAGCTGCTGACTGAATATCTGGCGGATACAGCGGCAAATCAGGCAAGACTAGAACGCCTAAAACCGCTCTCCGGTACGGCACAAGAACTGCTGGTGCAACGGCAAGCGGATGCAGCGGCGGCGGCTGAGGAAGTGGAACGGCTTAAGCCTCTGGTGGAAGAAGGTGCGATCGCCAAAAAATATCTGTTTGATTCCCAGCAAGTTTTACGCGATCGCCAAAGTGCTATTACCAAAAACAAGCTGGAAGAGGATACGGGTGTCAAGGAACAACTGTTTCAAGCCGAGCAAGCATTACGCGATCGCCAAAGCACCATTACCGAAACCCAAGGCGAACTCCAGCAAACTCAAGCCCAAGCCGAGCAACTGCAAGCACAGCTGCACCAGAAGCAAGCCGAAGCACGCCGAACGCAGTTAGAGGCACAGCAGCAAATTCAGCAACTGGAAGTAGAAATCACCCAGCTCAAAGCTAAAATTGCTGAAAATAAAAATCTGCTTACCAGTGCTAAGAGCAAGCTAAAACAGCGGTTTCTCTACGCTCCCGTAGATGGTGTCGTGTCATCCCTCAACATCCACAACACAGGCGTTGTTGTGCAACCTGGACAGACCGTTGCCGAACTGGCTGCTGACAAAGCACCTCTAATTTTATTGGCTAGCTTGCCCAATCAAGAAGCAGGCTTTGTCAAGACAGGAATGTCGGTGCAAATCAAATTTGACGCTTTTCCTTATCAAGACTACGGTACCGTTTCCGGGAAGGTACTATCCGTATCCCCCGATGCTAAACCCGATGAACGACTCGGCGCGGTTTATCGGGTGGAAGTCGCGCTAGACCGTAACTCTGTCACCGCCAATAATCAAACCATCCACTTTAAGGCGGGTCAGACAGCGACCGCTGATATTATCATCCGGCATCGTCGCATCGCCGACATCTTGCTAGATCCGATCCGGCAGGTGCAAAAAGGCGGCATCAATTTATAA
- a CDS encoding peptidase domain-containing ABC transporter translates to MNRMLGLPEHPPPRNLENASHSLANILNLLRLSQSDPNQASEFNQVFEMCEFQLGDPLVSYYVSPLSGNSVHGEPDRENTDWFYIICQGRVRLLGFDATQGREVSALVLEAGETFGAEALFGNMELQSALSVRMPKAIAASVGVAARIPIAQLETWLERLPNLRDYLLKLSQERQCLIFLKTATELRSLPSLSLRQLLPYLVEIRISAGESLEYIPAETGRFWLGNGQIQGLQPPTVGESWGYPNPTPTDWVAQTDLVVYHLPIQHWEAAIAIAPVLAVVSSDSASNGYQKLTTHQAVMPIHRVCVNPQPSLNNGQTPLSSFSSTGGKEEGTDNQQPIAFPKPLKPRRLLGQRYPFIQQQSTADCGATCLAMIGQYWGKRFSLNSLRNLAGVGRSGASLTKGLATAAESVGFHARPVRASLSRLVDRTNPWIAHWQGDHYVVVYQIKGRRILIADPAVGRRSLSLEEFQASWTGYALLLDPTERLQTAQTDQKHSLSSFWGVLWPYRSLIGQIILASLLIQIFGLITPLFTQIILDRVVVNKSFITLHVFAIGLLLFGVWRIGLTAIRQYLLDYFANRLDLTLIGGFISHTLTLPLKFFESRHVGDIITRVQENQKIQIFLTRQAVTAWLDASMAVVYVGLMAYYNWRLTLLVLALIPPIAILTVVASPFLRKVSREVFAEEAAQNSSLVEMMNGVATVKAAAAERELRWRWEDRLTGTLNARFRGQKLANGLQATGGLINTLGSTALLWYGATLVIQEQLTIGQFVAFNMLIGNVISPVLALVNLWDELQEVMVSVERLNDVFSAQPEENPQQPLLVLPQLRGEMKLENVTFRYSQEQERNTLQNISVEVSAGQTVAIVGRSGSGKSTLVSLLQGLYHPTSGRICVDGHDIRHASPQSLRRQLGVVPQECFLFSGTIIENITLYADEYTLEQVVEVAKLAEAHAFIQDMPLGYNTKVGERGTNLSGGQRQRIAIARALLGDPRILILDEATSSLDTDSERRFQQNLARISRDRTSFIIAHRLSTVRGADCILVLDRGILVERGTHEELIALQGLYYHLAQQQLDL, encoded by the coding sequence ATGAATCGGATGTTAGGATTGCCAGAGCATCCTCCGCCTCGGAACCTTGAGAACGCTTCCCATAGTCTTGCAAATATCCTCAACCTACTGAGGCTATCTCAATCAGATCCCAATCAGGCATCGGAATTTAACCAAGTGTTTGAAATGTGTGAGTTTCAACTTGGCGATCCCTTGGTTAGCTATTATGTATCCCCTCTCTCAGGGAATTCCGTTCATGGTGAACCAGATCGAGAAAACACTGATTGGTTTTATATAATTTGCCAAGGTCGGGTACGGCTGCTTGGTTTTGATGCTACGCAGGGAAGAGAAGTTTCCGCTCTAGTACTGGAAGCAGGCGAAACTTTTGGTGCAGAAGCTTTATTCGGCAATATGGAGCTACAAAGCGCCCTAAGCGTAAGGATGCCAAAAGCGATCGCTGCTAGTGTAGGTGTAGCAGCAAGGATTCCAATTGCACAATTGGAAACTTGGTTAGAGCGACTTCCCAATCTGAGAGACTACTTGCTGAAACTCTCTCAGGAGCGGCAATGTCTAATTTTCTTAAAAACCGCTACAGAATTGCGATCGCTTCCCAGCCTAAGTCTGCGGCAACTCTTACCCTACCTAGTAGAAATACGGATCTCTGCTGGAGAGTCGCTGGAGTATATTCCCGCAGAAACGGGTCGCTTCTGGCTTGGAAATGGGCAAATTCAAGGATTGCAGCCACCAACAGTAGGAGAAAGCTGGGGATATCCAAATCCAACGCCCACAGATTGGGTTGCACAGACAGATTTAGTGGTTTACCATCTGCCCATACAACATTGGGAAGCAGCGATCGCGATCGCGCCGGTTTTAGCAGTTGTATCCAGCGATAGTGCTAGCAACGGATATCAAAAGCTAACGACTCATCAGGCGGTAATGCCGATTCATCGCGTCTGTGTCAATCCTCAGCCGTCACTGAATAACGGACAAACTCCCCTTTCGTCATTTTCATCAACAGGAGGAAAAGAAGAGGGAACAGACAACCAACAACCAATTGCTTTTCCCAAACCATTAAAGCCTCGGCGATTGTTAGGACAACGCTATCCATTCATTCAACAGCAGAGTACCGCCGATTGCGGTGCCACTTGCTTAGCAATGATCGGACAGTATTGGGGCAAACGGTTTAGCCTGAATTCCCTCCGCAATCTAGCTGGCGTAGGGCGTTCCGGTGCCTCCCTGACTAAAGGCTTAGCTACTGCTGCCGAAAGCGTCGGGTTTCATGCGCGTCCCGTGCGGGCTTCTTTAAGCCGCTTGGTAGATCGGACTAACCCTTGGATTGCCCACTGGCAAGGCGATCATTATGTCGTTGTCTACCAAATCAAAGGGAGGCGCATCCTGATTGCCGATCCCGCAGTAGGCAGGCGATCGCTCTCCCTAGAGGAATTTCAAGCCAGTTGGACGGGATACGCCCTACTCCTCGACCCCACAGAACGACTGCAAACCGCGCAAACCGACCAGAAACACTCCCTCAGTAGCTTCTGGGGCGTACTTTGGCCTTACCGCTCCCTAATTGGGCAAATTATCTTAGCATCTTTGCTAATTCAGATTTTTGGACTGATTACCCCCCTATTTACTCAAATCATTCTCGATCGGGTTGTTGTCAACAAAAGCTTCATCACCCTGCACGTCTTCGCCATCGGGTTGCTGCTGTTCGGCGTTTGGCGCATCGGTCTAACTGCCATTCGCCAATACTTGCTGGACTATTTTGCCAACCGATTAGACCTTACCTTGATTGGTGGCTTTATCAGCCATACCCTAACCTTACCCCTGAAGTTTTTTGAATCCCGTCATGTGGGAGACATTATCACGCGGGTGCAGGAAAACCAGAAAATTCAGATATTTCTAACGCGCCAAGCTGTCACCGCTTGGTTAGACGCCTCAATGGCAGTGGTTTATGTGGGGTTGATGGCGTATTACAACTGGCGTTTGACACTCTTGGTTTTGGCGCTGATTCCCCCGATTGCGATTTTAACCGTTGTGGCGAGTCCATTCCTCAGAAAGGTGTCGCGGGAAGTCTTTGCTGAGGAAGCGGCGCAAAACTCTTCCCTCGTGGAAATGATGAACGGTGTTGCCACGGTAAAAGCAGCAGCAGCAGAGCGAGAGTTGCGCTGGCGTTGGGAAGATCGTTTGACTGGGACGTTAAATGCGCGATTTCGCGGTCAAAAGCTGGCGAATGGCTTGCAAGCAACTGGCGGCTTAATTAATACCTTGGGTAGTACCGCATTGCTTTGGTACGGAGCCACACTGGTAATCCAAGAGCAGCTCACTATCGGTCAATTTGTCGCATTCAATATGCTGATTGGCAATGTTATCAGCCCCGTGCTGGCGTTAGTGAACCTTTGGGATGAACTGCAAGAAGTGATGGTTTCTGTGGAACGGCTGAATGATGTATTTTCAGCCCAACCTGAAGAAAATCCCCAACAACCTCTACTCGTTTTGCCTCAGCTGCGGGGCGAGATGAAGTTAGAAAATGTTACGTTCCGCTACTCTCAGGAGCAGGAGCGCAACACGCTGCAAAATATTTCCGTTGAGGTGAGCGCTGGGCAAACCGTGGCGATTGTAGGGCGCAGCGGTTCCGGCAAAAGTACCTTAGTCAGTCTGCTACAAGGTTTATATCACCCCACCAGCGGTCGGATCTGTGTAGATGGACACGATATTCGCCACGCTTCTCCCCAATCGTTACGAAGGCAGTTGGGTGTGGTGCCGCAAGAATGTTTTCTGTTTTCGGGAACTATTATAGAAAACATCACGCTTTACGCTGACGAGTATACGCTAGAGCAAGTGGTGGAAGTTGCTAAACTGGCAGAAGCCCATGCGTTTATTCAAGATATGCCCTTGGGATACAACACGAAAGTTGGGGAACGGGGTACAAATCTCTCTGGAGGACAGCGACAACGGATTGCGATCGCTCGTGCTTTACTCGGCGATCCTCGCATCCTGATTTTAGATGAAGCCACCAGCTCTCTAGATACAGATTCCGAACGCCGATTTCAGCAGAATCTTGCTCGTATTAGTCGCGATCGCACGAGTTTTATTATTGCTCACCGACTGTCTACCGTTCGCGGAGCCGATTGCATCCTAGTGCTAGATCGAGGCATTTTGGTTGAACGCGGCACCCACGAGGAACTAATTGCGCTGCAAGGTCTTTATTATCACCTAGCGCAACAGCAGCTCGATCTTTAA